Sequence from the Podarcis raffonei isolate rPodRaf1 chromosome 16, rPodRaf1.pri, whole genome shotgun sequence genome:
GTAATTCTGCGAGGACTTAATTACTTTTGAACCGTTGTTTTTCAGCTTTCTGTATTTCAGCTGTGTGGTTCTAATTTGAGTcttggtctggggggggggatgcgaggtttgaataagtaagatAGGAACACAAGTAATTTCACATGCACAATTGCCGCTGTACGCACAGCgctgaaaaataaatacatagaaaGGGGGCTTACCAAAGTGTTGGAAACTCTCACGAGGCTGTCGGGAATCGGTTTGGGAGTTTCCCAAAGCACAGAAAGCAAGGCAAAGGGctgaaaaacaaaacctttttgCATCAGGAAAACCCTTTGTGGAAAGAGGTTTTCAGCACTCtgccttgctttttaaaaaaattatttaatcaatctttcgatacaaacatcaaccacaaaatacacatacaacaaaaaccagaaTAACagtaataacacaatttgacaattcagatttggattcactgatatacctatgactacaccttttttaagggacatgggtggtgctgtgggttagaccacagagcctaggacttgccgatcagaaggttggcagttcgaatccccgcgacggggtgagctctcgttgctcggtccctgctcctgccaacctagcagttcgaaagcacgtcaaagtgcaagtagataaataggtaccactgtggcgggaaggtaaacggcgtttccgtgtgctgcgagcctcagcttcaggatctgtccttccagtgagcactcatttccttcagaatggagaggtttgatcttcttgcagtccatgggactctcaagagtctcctccagcaccagaattcaaaagcatccactctttggcgatcagccttctttatggtccagctctcacttccatacatcacgactgggaaaaccagagctttaacaatacggacctttgtccgcaaggttatgtctctgctttttaagatgctgtctaggttggtcattgcttgtcccccccttttttaaaagtaatttttattgaatgattttatgttacaaaaaacaatacagccatactaccactaaatataattaagaaataaaaattacatacaacaatatttaatttgttatttgttatttaccgtcttacttcctcccaaacattccatacagaaacacacatatgtgcaggcACCCacactcccaagaagcaggaaacataataaatccttgaTTGTTATCCGCCTCCTTTTACTTCCTTTGTCACTCGAACGCTAGCACTGAGTCaaaactattacagtggtacctcaggttacatacgcttcaggttacagactccgctaacccagaaatagttcttcaggttaagaactttgcttcaggataagaacagaaattgggctccagtggcgtggcagcagcaggaggccccattagctaaagtggtgcttcaggttaagaacagtttcaggttaagaacggacctccagaacgaattaagtacttaacccgaggtaccactgtattgcagtgtTGAACGTATCTTCTGTAACCATCGAGCTTGTTGTGTTTCTGTTCCCCCAGGTCTGCCGAGCTTTGGAAACCTCCAGCAGCCCTCCCCTGAGCCTGTCTCCCCTTGAGAGCCCGTACGCCACCGTCCGAGCCTACCACCAGGGCAACACCACCGCCTCCCGCAAAAAAGTCCTCCCCGTCGTCCGAGATTTCCTGCGGGAGTGGAACCAACCGGCCCCCGCCGCCATGCAGCCTGAGGCCACAGCCCCGTGCGGCAAGACGAGGCTGGAGCCCCGAGGAGCCGAACCCTGCGAGCGAGAGCGGGGGGCCGGTGGCCTCAGGAAGGACCCCGCAAAGCCACACCGCCTGGGGGACGACCTGGCCGCGGACGACGACGCCCCGCTGCCCCCCACGCCCATGAACAGCCTGGTGGACGAGTGCCCCCTCGACCGGGGGCTCCCCAAACTGTCGGCCGAGGCCGTCTTCGAAAAGTTCAGCCGCATCGCCGAGGCTCGCTCCTCCACGGACGACGAACCGGGGAAGAAGTGATGCTGGACGGACTCCTTTTTGAACCCGGGGAAATTCTCCAGcaggggtgtgtgaatgtgtttgtgtgtgcgaaCGGACACACGGACGGATGTGGGGGAATCTAACGCGCGGCACGTTTCTCCCGCACGCGGAGGAACGAGAAGCAGCGGGGAAAGGATTTTGGGCAGGGAGATGGTTGGACAAAGCGTTTCTGCGGCTCGGGGAGACAGACCTTGAGCGCGGGGTCTCCACTAATGGCAAAGGCTAGAGACAAAGGGTGACAGAACAGATGCCCGcaggtaatagtaataataataataattcattattacgGTTGGAGACCAGCTTGCAAAACACATAATGGGACTGCACTCCCGAAAGCAAAgcagacatttaaaacaatatacagcaATGGCAGGTATCATTTTCTAGATCGCGGGGAGACCTCTGTCGACAGGGGTCCCAGGGCAGATCTGGCTTTTGGAAACAATTCTTGTCTACTGTTTGCTCCCCGGTTCCATCTTCCGTTAAGAGCAAGAGGTTTTGATCTATGGAGCCCAAGGCTCATTGAAACGGGGAAGAGAACGGTCCAGCGAGCTGTTGATCTGGAGATAGGCCGTTGTCTCAAGAGGGATCAGAGAAAGGCATTGCTATCTGCAGGACATGCACAATCACACCCTGTTTGTCTTACCATCGCCTCCGGTCCAACAGGTCAGGCAGGCTTTTGTGGGAAACCTTCCAGACCTGTTGGACCAGGCCAGAGGGGAAAGTACGACGAGACTTTTAGCATTTGCGCCAGGACAGCCGCTGCAGACGAAGCTGAATAATCACCTTTTGCAAGATTTTGGGTCTGGGGAGGGGTTTACCGCGGGCCAAAGACTTCAGCCGCCTCTGTGTGTGTCTAGCATGCTGTTGTGGAGTGTGTTTGAAATGGATTTAATACACTTTCTAatgaataaaagcaaaaacaaagaacCTACACTCAAATATACATTCTATTTTAGAATATATCTGGTCTTTTATTTCTGTGCCAGCTCCTGGCAGATCAGATGTCTAGGaatactgtgtttttaaaaaacacctattttttaaaaaaatctatatatCCATCCTCAATATACCTATTAGTCAAAATACAGAGAGACCGACCAGAAGGGCAGAAGGCAGAAAAGCtgatggaggagagagggagggagaaaaggatgccccacccacttttggctctggctccacccacccctTGGCTTGGCCccgcccacacccacacaccatccTCTGCTGATCAAACAGTCCCCCTCCCTCACCAGGATCAGTCCATCAGATATTGAGAACCAGGGTGGGTGAGCGTTGGATGATGACCTGCGAGATCCGGGTTCgaaaatctccactcagccacgaagcccTTACTGGGGTGATTCTGTGCCAGCTGCTGTCtcccagcctgacctacctcacaaggctgttgtgaggatgaagcAGGGAGGGGGTGCAGGAAAAAAAAATGCACGCCACTTCAAGTTTCTTGGAAGGAAAGGCCAGGTTCACAAATGGAACGAAGAAagacaaaaacacacacccttttcCCCCTCTTGGCTGTGAAATGCAGGGCTGAGGgcagctgcacctgttgaattcctAACCGCTTGTGCAGTCAGTGGCGAAGGTTCGAGATTCCTCCCAGGGAAGGCAGGAAAGCTAAAGGTTTTGTCCCAGGAGGAGATTTCTGCCTTGATCCGTGACAGAGCATAACATGCGCAAGATCGAGAACAGGGGGTGTAAATTGGATCTGAGTATGGACACcgcctaagggacgtgggtggcgctgtggtctcaaccacagagactaggacttgccgatcagaaggtcgacggttcgaatccctgccacggggtgagctcccgtcgctcggtccctgctcctgccaacctagcagttcgaaagcacatcaaagtgcaagtagataaataggtaccgctccggcgggaaggtaaatggcgtttccgtgcgctgctctggttcaccagaagcggcttagtcatgctggccacatgacccggaagctgtacgccgactccctcagaaggttgcgGAAAAAGTGAGCCGTTTATTGACAgaaaagggcttttaaaaattGACAGTGCTGCTACTCCACTAGCCAACACTAGGGGGCAGGGTTGagtgcctttacctttttatagagaCCCATGTCTGGCGTCCCAGGTAGAGACTCACTGCCTATGGAGGCTCCATTCCTAGCTTTCGTGGCAAATAACATCAGAAGCCCCAACAAAAAGCCTGAATGTTGGCCAGAAAAGATGGTGCGGTGCTGGAAAGTCTACAGCTGTTTCACTTGCTGAAGAGCACGAGAACTGAAAAGGTTTTCAGGTGTcaatttttatttgctgtttgGTTCAACTTGGTTCCCAGGTTCTTaggggccactggcctggtccacATACAGAGCTCCTCTGATGTGCTTAATCATCACcataataataactttattatttatttcccaggcactctgggccgcttccagcaaaatataaaaacaccacAAAACGGAAAACTTTTAATTGGCGAAAcctaccagaagaataagaagtaAAGATaaactttttaataaaaggatggaaatggtttatcgaatatttacagacaaattgCAAACGGATAAAAACATTtgcaggattattgcaataacctgcagtttcataagagtatatacttaaaaatagataattaaatgagcaaattaaatgaatttggatatgcggaAGGTATTAAAAAATGAATCTAAGGAGCCgcagaaagggggggaaggaagtcaaactctgaaatgttaaattgattgtaaaactaacgaaaaaacatttaaacaaaaaacattaaaaactccttgatacagagctgccttcagatgtcatctaaaagtcatatagattatctctttgacatctgatgggagggcgttccacagggcgggtgccaccaccaagaaggccctctgcctggttcccttcacttctcatagaatgatagaattgtagagttggaagggaccctggcggtcatctagtccaacccactgcaattcaggaatctcagctaaagcacccagtgagggaactaccagaaggccctcggagcgggacctcagtgtctggcccTCCATGATTcgatgagaagtgaagttacagggacttatggaacctccagcccCAAAGTCAGTCTACCCAGATTCCCTTTggtcactgtgataacaggaaACTGATCTAGATAGGCCACTGCCCTTGACCACCAGCACTGCTCATATGTCCTTATTGCTCCCActcccttttttgttgtttagtcgtttaattgtgtccgcctcttcgtgaccccatggaccagagcacgccaggcactcctgtcttccactgcctcccacagttcggtcagactcatgtttgtagcttcgagaacactgccccaccatctcgtcctctgtcgcccccttctccttgggccctccatctttcccaacatcagggtcttctccagggagtcttctcttctcatgaggaggccaaagtcttggagcctcagcttcaggatctgtccttccagtgagcactcagggctgatttccttcagaatggagaggttggatcttcttgcagtccatgggactctcaagagtctcctccagcaccagaattcaaaagcatccattcttcggcgatcagccttctttgtggtccagctctcacttccatacatcactactgggaaaaccatagctttaacaatacagacttttgtcagcaaggtgatgtctctgctttttaagatgctgtctaggtttgtcagtgcttttctcccaagaagcaggcgtcttttaattttgtgactgctgtcaccatctgcagtgatcatggagcccaagaaagtaaaatctctcactgcctccatagaatcatagaatcatagagttggaagagaccacaagggccatcgagtccaaccccctgccaagcaggaaacaccatcagagcactcctgacatatggttgtcaagcctttgcttaaagacctccaaagaaggagactccaccacactccttggcagcaaattccactgtcgaacagctcttactgtcaggaagttcttcctaatgtttaggtggaatcttctttcctgcagtttggatccattgctccgtgtccgcttccctggagcagcagaaaacaacctttctccctcctctatgtgacatccttttatatatttgaacatggctatcatatcaccccttaacctcctcttctccaggctaaacatgcccagctcccttagccgttcctcataaggcatcgtttccaggcctttgaccattttggttgccctcctctggacacgttcgaGTTtgtcatttcttccccttccccgtccttgtttctccccatccctaaatcttactttaaaaacttttttacCTCTTGCAACGGCATTAGGACCCAGCCGCCCCATTCTGAATCATGCTGAAAAACCAGTTTGGGATGAGTCCAGGCTGTACGCCGGCATCTTGGAACACCCCAGAGTTGCTGTTTTGTGTCTTTGACCTCCTATTAGGAGCAGGCGAGGCCAGAATTAGTCCTCACGGTGGGGCCGGATGGGCTCTTACGTTGGCGATGAGGCGGCTCTGCCTTCCGAAAGGTGAGTCCGAAAGGTGATTCGCAAGGGGATCTCAGAGGCAGAGAGTCTGCTCTGTGTGCAGAAGGCTCCTGGTctaatttctggcatctccaggtagggccgggGGGAAAAAACTCCTTTCcaaaatccggggggggggggtgttgctgctGGCCAGTGCGGGCGATGCTGACTTCGACCCACCTGTGCCCCTATTGAAACAGTCATTTCCTCAAAACCTCAACGGCTGAAAGCTTGGCAttgtttttaagggaaggggGCGTCAGTCAGTGGGCAAGggaacctgccttgcatgcagaaggttccaggtagATTTGGGAATGTCCCCGGGAGAGATGCTGCCGGTTGGTGTAGTAAACAACAGTGAGCTAAGTGGCTCTGACCAGGTAAAAACTGAATTCCTATGTTTCTGTGCCCTTTCCTGTTCAGTTTCCAAATCTCAGGGGTTCTTGGAGACATTCCCAAGGGAGGTTCAAAATAAGCCTgtattattctatttatttattattattattattattattatttactggatTTATATATATACCGTCCTTTGTcgcaagatctcagggcggtttatAACCGCGACAGAGAAAAGAAggcttggaaaaataataatacactgcTTTGCGGGTTACAAGAAGGAATCCTCCGTCCCTGTTTCATGCTCCACACCTTACGGGGTTAATCACCATGCCAAATCCTGGCTCTGCAGAATTCGGGATGCCGTGAATATAAAATGTTCCACACCCGACATTCAGGACCCGTCCAAAGTGTCTTAGGGGCCAACACCCACGTCGTAGTGTCGACAGAGAGTCAGTCTGGGAAACCAGAGttcgaatcctcacttggccatgaaggacGTGGGGCATTCTTGGGTCACCTTGCGGCTTCTCAGTCTAACCGACCTCTTGGGTTGTTTTGTGAGGATGAAACGGGGAGAGAACCAAGTTCAAAGGTGTCACTATTAATATGCAAAGCCCTTAACAAATTGGGACCGGTTTACCTACAAAATTGCCTTAGCCCATAAACGCCCCTGGGCCAATTCGATCGGTGGAACTGGCGCTGCTGCATAATTCCTGTTCTGCATTTGCAAGATTTGATTGTTTAGCGTGTcaactttgaaactccctgcctattgatatcaagcgTCTTCACTGTAGTCTTTTGGGGGCCTGCTAAAAACCAGGGTTGGGCGATAATCtggtttccccccatttttgcACAGGAGGCACACATCacgatttgcaatatattgccaggtcaaaaattatgaaaccgatatcacaatatggacttcaaactggttttgaatGGTATCTCGatatatctcccagccctactaaAAACATTGCTGTTCAGGCAAGCCTACTCAGATGTTTGGAAAGTTGATGCAAGTTCTGTTTTTGGTCTATTTCCGTTTCAACTTTCTGAGCATTTAATTATTGTTGTGTAGAAATtagattattacagtggtacctctggatgcgaacaggatccgttccggagccccgatcgcatcctgaagtgaacgcaacccgcgtctgcatgtCTGCGcttgcgcgggtcgcgattcgccgcttctgtgcatgcgcgtgatgccATTTTGAgcctctgcgcatgcgcaaatggcgaaacctggaagtaatgcgctctgttacttccaggtcaccacggagcgcaacccgaaaatattcatcccaaagcatatttaacccgaggtatgactgtatactaaAGTAAATTTCACTTCCAGTGCTCCGCCCACTATTGCCTCAGGCCCCGCCCACGACTGACTTTTGGCCTCTGGGAGGTTCCTCAAAAGGGATTGCGGCCCTCAGGCCTGAAGAAGGTTCTCCGCCCCTTCCATAATACAATGGTGAGTCTTTCAGGTGTCATGAGACTCCCTTTTTGCTGTGATGTGGTTTTAGCTGACCGCAAGCTCAACCGTGTGatgaagcagcaaaaaaggctaatgctattctaggctgcctcaacagaagtctataatccagatcaagggaagcaatagtctcactctattctgccttggtcagaccacacctggaatactgtgtccagttctgggcaccacaatttaagaaggatgttgacaagttggaaggtgtgcagaggagggtgaccaagatgatgaagggtctggaaaccaagaagcctgatgaggaacggttgaaggagctgggtatgcctagcctgggaaagaggagatatgagagccatcttcaaatatctgaaaggctgtcacatggaagaaggaacaagcttgttttctcctgctccggaggggaggactcgaacccatggcttcaagtcacaaggaaggagattccgactcaacatcaggaaggactttctggcaGCAAGAACTGTTAGATAGTGGAAcgggctcctttggaaggtggtgggctctccttccttggagattttaaagcagaggttgggtggccgtctgtcatggatgctgtagttgagatgcctgcattgcagggggttggactggatgaccccctggggtcccttaaaggtaaagggacccctgaccattaggtccagtcgtggccgactctggggttgcggcgctcatctcgctttattggccgagggagccggcgtacagcttccgggtcatgtggccagcatgactaagccgcttctggcgaaccagagcagtgcacagaaacgccgtttaccttcctgccggagcggtacctatttatctacttgcactttgatgtgctttcgaactgccaggttggcaggagcagggaccgagcaatgggagctcaccctgtcgtggggatttgaaccgccgaccttccaatcagcaagtcctaggctctatggtttagaccacagcaccactcacatCCCTAGCTTaatgggtaaaggtaaatgatcccctgaccattagttccagtcgcggccaactctggagttgcggcactcatcttgctttactggccgagggagccagcgtacagcttccgggtcatgtggccagcaggactaagccgcttctggtgaatcagagcagtgcacggaaacacagtttaccttcccactggagcagtacctatttatctacttgcactttgacttttgcttttgaactgctaggttggcagaagcagggaccaagcaacaggagctcaccccgtcgcagggattcgaaccaacgacctactgatcggcaagccctaggctctgtggtttaacccacagcgccacccgcgtccctctggggTCCCTtacgactctacaattctgcttCTATGTATGTGAATGGTATCTGTTTGTGAGCAGGGCGTGCACGTCTATCTACTCTTGACTCTGGCCTCGTCTGCCGTAAAGGAGCGCAGAAATAAATAACACACCACACATGCTCTGGGACGCTCTCGTCCTTGACGATTTCATGTTTTCTGTAGAGAGGTCTGGCCAGGAACTCTTTGATTAAATTGTTCTACAACAGACACAACACTCCCTCTGCAAAATAAACCACATTTTGTCTCTCTGGCCGCTGCTGTTCCTGGGACACGACGTCAGCCAAAGAAATCTCTGCCTTTTCAATGTGCAAATGCGTTAGGACCTGTTCGACTcgtccagagaggaggaggagaaggagaaggaggggagcgtGATTCATGTCTGGGAGGCTCAGCGAGTCACGGATCACCGATCTGGCATGAGGTGTTTTGCAGCCACCACAGAGTCAGGCTCACTTTCGTTCAGTGCACTCCCCTGGTGAACCAGGAAGAAACTAGCCtggtgaggaacggttgaaggagtcaggtgtgggaaagaggagactgagagaggaGGTGCGATTGCCATTTTcagatatcttttttttaaatcaataataataataataataataataataataataataataaaatttatttatatcccaccctccccagccgaagccagccTTAgtgtggctaacaacagtaaaaataacacagcattctaaaatcaattcattctaaaatcaattcagaatcaaattgatggcaactatTGGGCTAGAGTGCTATGAGGATTatagaaggagggggtcaggctgtgccttggccaaaggcctggtggaacagctccgtcttgcaggccctgtggaaagatgtcaggtcccgcagggccctagtttcttgggacagagcgttccaccaagtcggggccactactgaaaaagccctggctctggttgaggccagcctaacctccctgtggcctgggacctccaagatggttttgtttgaagactgtaaggtcctccgtgggacataccaggagaggcggtcccgtaggtacgagggtcttaggctgtatagggctttaaaggttaaaaccagcaccttggacctgatcctgtactccaccgggagccagtgcagctggtatcgcaccgggtgaatgtgatcccatggcaaggaccccataaggagtctcactgcagcattctgcacctgctggagtttctggttagtctcaagggcagccccacgtagagcaagttacaataatccagtctggaggtgaccgtcgcgtggatcacagtggctaggtcagggcgagagagataaggggccaactgcttagcttggcggagatggaaaaatgccgcctttgttatagctgcaatcttctcctccatggaaagggaggtgtcgaagattacacccaaactcttatcGGACGGCGCTgacactaattgcgcccccgcaagagataaatttttattgttttctttacacagtCGTTTTACAATACATTAAACCACATATGCACTTTTAGCTCTGCTGAGCTtgcgacttccctccttcccttcagcaGGTATCCCTTATTCTCTCCCGTcgtgtattttgatttttaaccTCATATCTATCTTATACATTGTAGGAGTTACTTCAGTCCTGCCAGTCTTTTTtaaattcttacaattattctttaaatacacaataaatttactccaacttTCCTGGAATCTCTGATTGTCCTGATCCTAAATCCTGCCTGGTCAGTTTGGCTAACTCCGCATTTTTCATCATTTTCGCCTGCCCCTCCGCAATGGTAGGAACTTCTTGTAATTTCCAGTTTTTGGGCCAGCATATTCCTTGCCGCCATTttcagatatcttaagggctgtcacatggtcgATGGAGCAAACTGGTTTTCTCccgagggtaggactcgaaccgatggcttcaagttacaaggaaggagattccgactgaagaattttctgacagtaagaggaacagtggaacagactcccatgagaggagtcttttttggaggttttaaagaagaggatggatggccacctgtcatgtatgatctagttttAGCCTGCATCGCGacagggttggtctagatgaccccagggtcccttctaactcgaCGATTCCATGTACAAATGTCTTTGTGGCCGAGTAAGACTCCCATCTAGCCTACAAGCAGACAGCCAGGCACCTCTCAGAAAGTTACAAGGAGAGACTTTCCCCTGTCCTGAACGTGTGGTAAACTGCTCCTGAATCTGGAATCTCCATTTAAGACATCTCATGACTAGCAGCTGGTCAGTGAATTTCTCTCATCCCCTTGTGGAACTGTATAAGTCGCAAGTCGCCACCCACATCTTGTGGCCTGGAGTTCCACAAGTTTCCCCTCCTTGTCTGAAGGGTTTCTTCCTTCTGGGCAGTTTCGTCAAGGGACTGCATCCttaacaacaaaataaattttGAAACCTGTCTATCAAATGCTAGGATAGCATGAGAGCATGAGACGCTGAACCTCAAGGCCACGAGTTCGAGCGCCGTGTCGGGccgaagattcctgcattacagggggctggatttagatgaaccttgtggccccttccagctccacgATTCTACGATTCTAAAACCAAGAGGTCAGCGGCAAAGCCTTGCTAGTGGAAGGGAGCTTCCATTCTCAGGAGCAGTCTACCTTTCTGAATCGCCTGGCGCTGGGAACAGGCGATTCAATCGAAGGCCGGGCGTTTGACTGGCCAGCGTGGGAAACAGGATTCCTGATTGGCTAGGCCTCTTGGCCccaatccagcagggctgcttGTCCTTTCAGGTTCACCTTGCGCTCGATAACTCAAACGCCGTGCCAGGATCCGCCTCTCATTGCAGAGCTGGTTTTTTGCATAGTTTGTGCAGAGAGCGCCGATCCATCGGCCCGGTTGCTACGGGAGCaaacagcctctcctcctcctgggtgTGGCGCCCGGCTGCAAAACCAGCCCTGCGGTGAATAGTTAGCATGAGAAACCTTTGGGGATTACCTGGAGCAAACTTTCTCTCTTCCCAGTTCTTAACCTCCTGAGCTACTCAGTTGGGCAACCGGTAGTTCCTGGAGGCCAAATTCATTTGGAAGGTAATTCCTGACGGCTTAGGCTTCGTTCTAACGCATCACCAACTATTATTGACGTTAAttatcactgttgttgttttaaataacatTTCTGCTGTTGCACGGCGGCTGTGTTTGCAGAGAATGAGGAGGCTGGTCTCTGCCCCGAGGAGCTTACAATGAGCGGTACGatgcaggaaggggagggaaaccGAGGCAGGGGTTGTTGACAGGGGGAGAAGGTGCAACTGCTTTTGCACCAGAGAGCAGGTCTGCTTGGCGCTGGAGCCCAAAATTTGACgacagagagaggaaagagggCGAACCTGCGG
This genomic interval carries:
- the PRUNE1 gene encoding exopolyphosphatase PRUNE1 isoform X2, with amino-acid sequence MSPEAGKVTPKDTHYASLLESKFPDLPSRSVIFEALQRAKFDVSGLTTDQMLRKDLKALSGENAVIALSAVYMNLQAFLCRPGLEQELSAFCRQRSYDALLAMTISFNEQNVPFRQLAVYSQNPELQAAVCRALETSSSPPLSLSPLESPYATVRAYHQGNTTASRKKVLPVVRDFLREWNQPAPAAMQPEATAPCGKTRLEPRGAEPCERERGAGGLRKDPAKPHRLGDDLAADDDAPLPPTPMNSLVDECPLDRGLPKLSAEAVFEKFSRIAEARSSTDDEPGKK